From a region of the Lactuca sativa cultivar Salinas chromosome 4, Lsat_Salinas_v11, whole genome shotgun sequence genome:
- the LOC111886985 gene encoding cytochrome P450 81Q32, which produces MLHSNRVCCRPNVNISSPIYCYYKPHQKITPSKLTSGFNLATMEYLLVTFALLVASFIFIFSYYFRRKISNLSLPPTVFPTLPVIGHLHLLKKPLYRTLATISAKHGQILLIRFGSRRVLLVSSPTAAEECFTKNDVIFANRPRFLAGKILGDNYTSIGWAPYGNHWRNLRRISSIEIFSPHRLNEFHDIRADEGRLLIRKLISECSSPVNFKSVLQEMTLNVLMRMISGKRFFGGDMKEEGKQFQKIIKEAVLLSDTSNLGDHVPIMRWFGMKELERKMIILQKKRDAFLQGLIEQHRTVDGIESKNKKNTMIEVLLQLQKTDPDYYTDEVIRSFVLNLLSAGTDTSGTTMEWALSLLLNHPHVIKKAQNEIDSHLGKSRLVDESDMSSLPYIRCILNETLRMYSPLPLLVPHESSDDCVVGGYHIPRGTMLLVNQWGMHHDPDLWNDPERFQPERFESLESTKDGFRFMPFGSGRRSCPGEGLAMRMVGLTLGLLIQCFDWERISEEMVDMREGPGLTMPKVQPLVAKCRPRPITHNLIALNM; this is translated from the exons ATGCTACATAGTAATCGTGTATGTTGTAGACCAAATGTCAACATATCTTCTCCtatttattgttattataagCCGCACCAAAAAATAACTCCATCCAAACTCACTTCAGGATTTAATTTAGCGACAATGGAGTATCTCTTGGTCACCTTCGCACTACTTGTAGCTTCATTTATCTTCATCTTCTCCTACTACTTCCGTCGCAAAATTTCCAATCTTTCGCTTCCGCCGACTGTCTTTCCAACACTCCCGGTAATCGGCCACCTCCACCTTTTGAAGAAACCCCTGTACAGGACATTGGCCACAATCTCCGCCAAACACGGCCAAATCCTTCTCATCCGCTTTGGATCCCGCCGCGTTTTACTGGTGTCCTCCCCAACCGCCGCCGAAGAATGTTTCACTAAGAACGACGTCATCTTCGCCAACCGCCCTCGCTTTCTTGCTGGCAAAATCCTTGGCGATAATTACACCAGCATAGGTTGGGCACCGTACGGCAACCATTGGCGCAACCTTCGCCGGATCTCCTCCATCGAGATCTTCTCCCCTCATCGCCTTAATGAGTTCCATGACATACGTGCTGATGAAGGAAGACTTCTGATACGTAAGTTGATCTCTGAATGTTCTTCGCCGGTAAACTTCAAGTCGGTTTTGCAGGAGATGACGCTGAACGTGTTGATGAGGATGATATCCGGGAAGAGATTTTTTGGCGGAGATATGAAGGAGGAAGGCAAACAGTTCCAGAAGATAATTAAGGAGGCTGTTCTGCTGTCGGATACTTCGAATTTAGGGGATCACGTCCCCATTATGAGATGGTTTGGAATGAAAGAGTTGGAACGGAAGATGATTATATTGCAGAAAAAGAGAGATGCCTTCCTTCAAGGGTTGATCGAGCAACATCGAACAGTGGATGGGATTGAATCCAAAAACAAGAAGAACACAATGATTGAAGTTCTATTGCAGCTACAAAAAACTGATCCGGATTACTACACTGATGAAGTTATTAGAAGCTTTGTGCTG AATCTGTTATCAGCTGGAACTGATACTTCTGGCACGACTATGGAATGGGCTCTTTCCCTTTTGCTCAACCATCCACATGTTATAAAGAAGGCACAAAACGAAATAGATAGTCATCTGGGGAAAAGCCGTCTTGTAGATGAATCAGACATGAGCAGCTTACCTTATATTCGTTGTATTCTGAATGAGACATTGCGTATGTACTCTCCACTCCCACTACTAGTACCTCATGAGTCATCCGACGATTGCGTGGTCGGAGGCTATCATATCCCACGTGGTACCATGCTACTAGTCAATCAATGGGGGATGCATCATGACCCCGACCTGTGGAATGACCCTGAAAGGTTTCAACCAGAAAGGTTCGAGAGCTTAGAAAGCACAAAAGATGGGTTTAGATTCATGCCGTTTGGGTCTGGAAGGAGAAGTTGTCCAGGAGAAGGTTTGGCGATGCGTATGGTTGGGTTGACGTTAGGGTTGCTAATACAGTGTTTCGATTGGGAAAGGATTAGTGAAGAGATGGTTGACATGAGAGAAGGTCCTGGGCTCACCATGCCCAAGGTTCAACCTTTAGTAGCCAAGTGTAGACCACGTCCGATAACACACAATTTAATAGCTTTAAACATGTAA